One genomic region from Leptolyngbyaceae cyanobacterium JSC-12 encodes:
- a CDS encoding hypothetical protein (IMG reference gene:2510094609) encodes MLFTVTLVFVLEHIHERKFLSLFGSTNIIRWRRVRDGFVVYFSILTITFSFFYLLNPSRYKLSFVLSHWIVSLPFSFLLSGILALILCFLFYGYFLQGFSSFIKKPLRLMFCYGIIIATLRLILSSEPNPLQWINIIFFALFTVGITLKDEGFELLLGLFTARGFFLSAILQNSSNELQTPAIFIREATTDFSLINLLVFIAQLGLFYYICFSVIQGKSTNSVD; translated from the coding sequence ATGCTATTCACAGTTACTCTAGTCTTTGTTCTTGAGCATATTCATGAAAGAAAATTTTTATCACTTTTTGGCTCAACAAATATCATTCGATGGCGGCGTGTACGCGACGGATTCGTAGTTTATTTCAGTATATTAACTATTACATTTTCATTTTTTTATCTATTGAATCCCTCGCGTTACAAACTGTCTTTTGTTTTGTCACATTGGATAGTCTCTCTTCCTTTTTCTTTTCTGCTTTCTGGAATATTAGCTTTAATTTTGTGCTTTTTATTTTATGGGTATTTCCTTCAAGGATTCAGTAGCTTTATTAAGAAGCCGTTACGCTTAATGTTTTGCTACGGGATCATAATTGCAACTCTAAGACTTATCCTATCTTCTGAACCCAACCCACTTCAATGGATAAATATCATCTTCTTCGCTCTATTTACTGTAGGGATTACACTCAAAGACGAAGGATTTGAACTACTTTTAGGACTATTTACAGCTAGAGGATTCTTCTTGTCAGCTATTCTGCAAAACAGCAGTAATGAACTTCAAACACCTGCTATTTTTATTAGAGAAGCTACAACTGATTTCTCTCTTATCAATTTACTAGTTTTTATTGCTCAACTGGGTTTATTCTATTACATTTGCTTCTCTGTAATTCAGGGAAAGTCAACAAATTCAGTTGATTAA
- a CDS encoding hypothetical protein (IMG reference gene:2510094610) produces MTSPFLDAARQGRNGWKSYLFGTILLLVAPTFVFFILYIFLFIILSIIYPPFGETVQQGGDISKFFQSYLYKKYMASLTLPYSSVASMQCYSQLL; encoded by the coding sequence ATGACTTCACCGTTTCTGGATGCAGCACGGCAAGGACGTAATGGATGGAAGTCGTATTTGTTTGGCACCATCCTACTACTCGTAGCTCCAACTTTCGTCTTTTTTATTCTGTATATATTCCTATTTATAATTCTATCGATAATCTATCCTCCTTTTGGGGAAACAGTACAACAAGGAGGTGATATTTCAAAGTTTTTTCAATCTTATTTGTATAAAAAATATATGGCTTCCCTTACTTTGCCTTATTCTTCTGTAGCTTCTATGCAATGCTATTCACAGTTACTCTAG